In Saccharolobus solfataricus, a genomic segment contains:
- a CDS encoding type II/IV secretion system ATPase subunit: MNILQEYSVLNAKVIIYEENGIGYYKVNEPNLDQNEIEILNSILEYIYSTPSVPNIEETVVKILKNKGISDQGIIEKIIYYLRKRIGYDELTVPLADPYVEEIECKGFSYPVTVVHRIVTRFPRLYTNIILEQEDHVLKVIEKLANKADKPVSIAKPYLEFSLPEGHRVAATVSREVSLPGSTFDIRKFPLKPISPISLIKNESISSLMLAYIWFLLDYKPFFLIIGSTGSGKTTLLNSILSMINPFFKVITIEDTPEINIIHDNWIRFFARQSISSQFEVSLMDLAKLSLRYRPDYLVIGEIRGKEIEALVHASASGHGSLATFHAGNPHEALTRLLSLLNKDVAKLFLQNLWGIIVLGTLRDRNGNIRRIIRSIYEIVYTRGKLRFRPVLRWSFSSNTFMPNNIDDLIKRSYRISYISKTYEIPISEITKEISNRVKTLNNFVSNNILDLEEFSVYLKKISQGDKVETKAI; encoded by the coding sequence ATGAATATTCTCCAAGAGTATTCTGTTCTAAATGCTAAAGTCATCATATATGAGGAAAATGGGATAGGTTATTATAAAGTAAATGAACCTAACCTAGATCAGAATGAAATTGAGATACTCAATTCTATATTAGAATATATCTACTCTACTCCTAGTGTACCTAATATAGAAGAGACAGTAGTTAAGATACTGAAAAATAAGGGTATTAGTGATCAAGGGATTATCGAAAAAATAATTTATTATTTGAGAAAAAGAATAGGTTATGACGAGTTAACTGTACCCTTAGCTGACCCTTATGTTGAAGAAATAGAATGTAAAGGATTCTCATACCCTGTCACTGTAGTTCATAGGATTGTTACAAGATTCCCGAGATTATATACTAATATAATCTTGGAGCAAGAAGATCACGTACTAAAGGTTATTGAAAAACTCGCTAATAAGGCAGATAAACCGGTTAGTATTGCTAAACCATACCTTGAATTTTCCCTGCCTGAGGGTCATAGAGTTGCAGCTACAGTATCTCGTGAGGTTTCATTACCTGGTTCCACATTTGATATAAGGAAATTCCCACTAAAGCCAATAAGTCCTATATCACTGATTAAAAACGAATCGATAAGTTCGCTAATGTTAGCCTATATTTGGTTTTTATTAGATTATAAGCCGTTCTTTTTGATCATAGGTTCTACAGGATCTGGAAAGACTACTTTACTTAATTCAATTCTAAGTATGATTAATCCTTTCTTTAAGGTAATTACCATAGAGGATACTCCAGAAATAAACATAATTCATGATAACTGGATAAGGTTTTTTGCCAGACAATCAATTTCCTCTCAATTTGAAGTATCGTTAATGGATTTAGCTAAACTATCATTAAGATATAGACCGGATTATCTAGTTATAGGGGAGATTCGGGGTAAGGAAATAGAGGCACTAGTTCATGCATCTGCTTCTGGGCATGGCTCGTTGGCTACATTTCATGCAGGAAATCCACATGAAGCATTGACTAGATTGCTTAGCCTTCTAAATAAGGATGTTGCTAAATTATTTTTACAAAATCTGTGGGGTATTATAGTTTTAGGAACGCTAAGGGATCGTAATGGAAATATAAGGCGTATAATAAGGTCGATTTATGAAATAGTCTATACTAGAGGTAAACTAAGATTTAGGCCAGTATTAAGATGGTCTTTTTCCTCTAACACATTCATGCCTAACAATATTGATGATTTAATTAAAAGGTCCTATAGGATCAGTTATATATCAAAGACATATGAAATACCAATTTCAGAAATAACCAAGGAGATTAGTAATAGAGTTAAAACTCTTAATAATTTTGTGAGTAATAATATTTTAGATCTAGAAGAGTTCAGTGTTTATTTAAAGAAAATAAGTCAAGGTGATAAAGTTGAAACTAAAGCTATTTAA
- the upsX gene encoding protein UpsX, with protein MTIPDFILYQKLGLNFIPNLNCWLESKNENSVQLKCNVLRQPSVNISEFGIKISDDKWIFRKGNIVVMIEDGKETIIRKDEDEYVVDYIMYNDSEIYPIYLKGRKYNLNGEEYEKYLSYLDRKILVGKRNLIIILGNKQLNIDRGERIYLSRSFISVIYDSGTKVIDREGNISYFNFKGDYLGFIQSYGIIYRSSDGLIVSSKKGNIGICVDESYLIGEFSGGLLILCGESLKQYYNTGWREIERNIDSELFVNSNRNFFGVLKKGKLYIFDSNFSKLSTFDDVNSFNFDSKRIYLFSNDGTVGLAKLEENYRPIKIINVNNSVQSPIILQVDENYFHNFSIKNGKMIDIKVVEDKKKIVIIEPFEYRKNSLEISAGNIFFSFLDAIPYTSQLPKIEFSSAKILAADEGGNLITSPDKNALLIFNIKYSIPTRSQITFTIEALNQTFKFLARENSGKKLLKIPLSINNLKLLDVPVNVYAHVDDRLIASLEFLAPIKIVRKETTLNQNKITIINNSVKKEIVVIKNGIFEWKQLFEYPLEYKGILFGKEGEKIEVDGEKIVVREGYNLVRIVKDNANYAREYLVIGIKNPIKSVNAELKENQITVKLDMETNIPFEIFYGPHSFRGISKEETQITFPIEPIYNSIKIRAYTHGFTYESQYEFVDTIKLSILMALSEAKAIKEVLSNFGIV; from the coding sequence ATGACAATTCCAGATTTTATACTATATCAGAAATTAGGTTTAAATTTTATTCCTAACCTCAACTGCTGGCTTGAATCAAAGAACGAGAATTCTGTCCAATTGAAATGTAATGTTTTGCGCCAGCCCTCTGTTAATATTAGCGAGTTTGGGATTAAGATAAGCGATGACAAATGGATTTTCAGAAAAGGTAATATTGTTGTTATGATTGAGGATGGTAAGGAAACGATAATCAGAAAGGATGAAGATGAGTATGTAGTAGACTATATTATGTATAATGATAGTGAAATTTACCCAATATATCTTAAGGGAAGAAAATATAACTTAAACGGAGAGGAGTATGAGAAATACTTATCTTATCTAGATAGAAAAATCTTGGTGGGAAAGCGCAACCTAATCATAATATTGGGAAACAAACAATTAAATATAGATCGTGGAGAGAGGATTTATCTTTCAAGGTCTTTTATTTCTGTAATATATGATAGTGGTACTAAGGTTATCGACAGAGAGGGTAATATATCATATTTTAATTTTAAAGGCGATTATCTAGGTTTTATTCAGTCTTATGGTATTATATATAGGTCAAGTGATGGGTTAATAGTCTCTTCTAAGAAGGGAAATATTGGAATATGTGTTGACGAATCATATCTAATTGGAGAGTTTTCTGGAGGATTACTAATTTTATGTGGCGAAAGCTTAAAGCAGTACTATAATACTGGTTGGAGGGAGATCGAGAGAAATATAGATTCAGAGTTATTTGTTAACTCCAATAGAAACTTTTTTGGAGTTCTAAAAAAAGGCAAGCTTTACATTTTTGACAGTAATTTTAGTAAGTTGTCTACATTTGACGATGTGAATTCTTTCAATTTCGACTCTAAAAGGATTTATCTATTTTCTAATGACGGAACTGTTGGTTTAGCTAAGTTGGAGGAGAACTACAGGCCGATTAAAATTATAAATGTAAATAATAGTGTTCAAAGCCCAATTATATTACAAGTCGATGAAAATTATTTCCATAATTTTAGTATAAAAAATGGTAAGATGATAGATATTAAGGTAGTTGAAGATAAAAAGAAAATCGTGATAATAGAGCCTTTCGAATATCGTAAAAATTCTCTCGAAATTTCTGCTGGAAATATATTCTTCTCTTTTCTAGATGCTATTCCTTATACCTCTCAACTTCCAAAAATCGAATTCTCGAGTGCAAAGATACTTGCAGCAGATGAAGGGGGAAATTTAATTACAAGTCCAGATAAGAATGCATTATTAATTTTTAATATTAAATATTCTATTCCGACCAGATCTCAAATAACCTTTACCATCGAAGCTTTAAATCAGACATTCAAGTTTCTTGCTAGAGAAAATAGTGGTAAGAAATTACTGAAAATACCATTAAGTATTAACAATTTAAAGCTTTTAGATGTTCCAGTGAATGTTTACGCTCATGTTGATGATCGACTAATTGCGTCATTAGAATTTTTAGCACCAATAAAAATAGTAAGAAAAGAGACTACTTTAAATCAAAATAAGATTACTATTATAAATAATAGCGTTAAGAAAGAAATTGTCGTAATAAAAAATGGGATTTTTGAGTGGAAACAGTTATTCGAATATCCTTTAGAATACAAAGGAATACTGTTTGGAAAAGAAGGTGAAAAAATAGAAGTTGACGGTGAAAAGATTGTTGTAAGAGAAGGATATAATTTGGTTAGGATTGTTAAAGATAATGCTAATTATGCTAGAGAGTACTTAGTGATCGGTATTAAAAACCCCATCAAGTCAGTTAATGCTGAGTTGAAAGAGAATCAGATAACAGTAAAATTAGATATGGAAACTAATATTCCTTTTGAAATATTTTATGGGCCTCACTCATTTAGGGGTATATCTAAAGAAGAGACTCAGATTACTTTTCCGATAGAACCTATATACAATTCAATAAAAATTAGGGCCTATACGCATGGTTTCACATATGAGTCTCAATACGAATTTGTTGATACTATTAAGTTATCAATCTTGATGGCTTTAAGTGAAGCAAAGGCTATAAAAGAAGTTTTAAGTAATTTCGGTATTGTGTGA
- a CDS encoding RsmB/NOP family class I SAM-dependent RNA methyltransferase — MKDIVKFLSTVLYYVEQKNYPLAIAFKRAYLHNKPRKIDSNLLYEYSKRLILSYYALPQSKRSAKVRYWLKNRENIEIKFPKWMEDKLFTLLDVNALKRKLTERWIWARINLLKTDIDKVYRMLESQNIEFEPDKDFYYMIKINRSSVRLSSLSIVKDFKLILHDKASSIVVEALKPEISEKLVDLSSAPGIKASLYMMLTENRAETFLADVDLKRLSKEYNLLKRCGVDLRKVHIIYQDSTKNSIIKSDKILLDAPCSSSGMINNDPSILLKLRNGEKIEKFTKLQKSLLNEALKIKSNKLVYAVCSLFPEEGEKVIEDYYEIAEKPFSNYQSGYSLFKSGKRSNRTFPHIDSTEGFFISTLNLTKL, encoded by the coding sequence TTGAAGGACATAGTAAAGTTTTTGTCTACTGTGTTATATTACGTAGAACAGAAGAATTATCCTTTAGCGATAGCATTTAAACGAGCATATCTGCATAATAAGCCAAGGAAGATAGATTCTAACCTTTTATATGAATATAGTAAAAGACTAATATTATCGTATTATGCACTACCTCAAAGCAAAAGGTCGGCAAAGGTAAGATATTGGCTTAAAAATAGGGAAAATATTGAAATTAAATTTCCTAAATGGATGGAGGATAAATTGTTTACATTATTAGATGTTAACGCTCTTAAAAGAAAATTAACTGAAAGATGGATATGGGCACGTATAAACTTGCTTAAGACTGATATTGATAAAGTTTATAGAATGTTAGAGAGTCAAAATATAGAGTTTGAGCCCGATAAGGATTTTTATTATATGATCAAGATAAATAGATCTTCAGTAAGACTATCTTCTTTAAGTATAGTAAAAGACTTTAAATTGATACTTCATGATAAAGCTAGTTCTATAGTGGTAGAAGCACTTAAGCCGGAGATTAGTGAAAAATTAGTTGATCTCTCTTCAGCACCTGGAATTAAAGCTTCTCTATATATGATGCTAACAGAAAATAGGGCTGAAACTTTCCTAGCCGATGTTGACTTAAAGAGGTTATCGAAAGAGTATAATTTGCTAAAACGATGTGGAGTAGATTTGCGTAAGGTTCACATAATATATCAAGATTCAACAAAAAATAGCATCATAAAATCAGACAAGATACTATTAGACGCGCCGTGTTCTTCCTCTGGAATGATAAATAACGATCCTTCAATTTTATTGAAATTACGTAATGGCGAGAAAATAGAGAAATTCACTAAATTACAAAAATCCCTACTAAATGAGGCTTTAAAGATTAAGTCCAACAAACTTGTGTATGCGGTATGTTCATTGTTTCCAGAGGAGGGTGAAAAAGTAATAGAAGATTATTATGAAATAGCTGAAAAACCATTTTCTAATTATCAATCTGGCTATTCCTTATTCAAGTCAGGGAAGAGATCTAACAGAACCTTCCCTCATATTGATTCCACTGAGGGATTCTTTATATCAACCTTGAATTTAACTAAATTATAA
- a CDS encoding FAD-dependent oxidoreductase: protein MEAKKILIVGAGYAGLNAYYELGKHLDKTLIADKAQFIFYTAYLQKLIFNKSIQYATNIKPTIINKVKEIDLERKIVKIENGTEIQGHKLILALGCKRESQLDIIRKIIEKDRVSISVENYLDEYLGIQLAFYLRKLNKEVSYYGPVLKWLGEKVSSKVLEFLEKNGIRLSEKSDDIIPACEPNEVIGDFLPVNDKLEYKNGVFVIGDMIKNYPKLGELAMREGVYVGRLLSKKINESFRPIFINIIDTGKGEAIHIRSNILWNGNFESVKVSKIRVIMKRFIERYYIIRKGKMGVLYKL, encoded by the coding sequence ATGGAAGCCAAAAAAATCCTGATCGTAGGTGCCGGATACGCAGGACTTAACGCCTACTATGAACTAGGTAAACATCTAGATAAAACACTGATAGCCGATAAAGCTCAATTTATATTTTACACTGCGTATCTCCAAAAACTCATCTTCAATAAAAGTATTCAATATGCGACCAATATAAAACCAACAATTATAAATAAGGTAAAGGAAATTGATTTAGAAAGAAAAATAGTGAAAATCGAAAATGGCACAGAAATTCAAGGGCACAAATTAATCCTAGCTTTAGGCTGTAAAAGGGAATCACAATTAGATATCATAAGAAAGATAATAGAAAAGGATAGAGTAAGTATAAGTGTAGAAAACTATCTAGATGAGTATCTGGGTATTCAACTAGCTTTTTATCTGAGAAAGTTAAACAAAGAAGTCTCATACTATGGCCCAGTCTTAAAATGGTTAGGGGAAAAAGTAAGTAGTAAAGTTCTTGAATTCTTAGAGAAGAATGGAATAAGACTTTCAGAAAAATCTGATGATATTATTCCTGCTTGTGAACCTAATGAAGTAATTGGAGATTTCCTACCTGTAAATGATAAATTAGAATACAAGAATGGTGTCTTTGTAATCGGAGATATGATAAAGAATTACCCAAAATTAGGGGAATTGGCAATGAGAGAAGGTGTATATGTAGGTAGATTATTATCTAAAAAGATTAATGAAAGCTTTAGGCCTATTTTTATCAATATTATTGATACTGGCAAAGGAGAGGCCATACATATAAGGTCGAATATTTTGTGGAATGGAAATTTTGAAAGTGTTAAAGTATCAAAAATAAGAGTAATAATGAAAAGGTTTATTGAAAGGTATTATATTATCAGAAAGGGAAAAATGGGTGTGCTTTACAAATTATAG
- a CDS encoding 4-hydroxybenzoate octaprenyltransferase: MSWDPGGLNKNTRNKLYIILRFLRIEQTFFSLPMAYLGAFVAIKGIPPIPTLILIFLALFFLRTAGMTNDNLADIEIDAKNPRTKNRPLVTGAIKIREARTMIVASLILFFITSYFVNIWAFILAPIVALIIMSYPYMKRYTAFANYHLASIQGLAVFSGAVAVLGLYYNSLDQILLRVPWFFVIGTILWAVGFDLYNHIPDAEFDKKMGLHSFAVVLGRWALTFAGLNQLFSVVLDLLGDFYYGLGPIAIFATVLHGLIMAYAYYLASQKNDFGRAFYYNIYSSIVLGLGVDIDVILGIPF, from the coding sequence GTGAGCTGGGATCCTGGCGGATTAAACAAGAACACAAGAAATAAACTTTACATTATTTTGCGATTCTTAAGGATAGAGCAAACTTTCTTTAGTTTGCCTATGGCCTATTTAGGCGCTTTTGTTGCGATTAAAGGAATTCCACCAATTCCAACGTTAATATTGATTTTTTTGGCTTTATTCTTTTTAAGAACTGCTGGAATGACTAATGATAATTTAGCAGATATAGAGATAGATGCTAAGAATCCTAGAACTAAAAATAGGCCTTTAGTAACTGGTGCAATTAAAATAAGGGAAGCAAGGACTATGATCGTCGCTTCCTTGATTTTATTCTTTATTACTTCATATTTTGTTAATATCTGGGCGTTCATTCTAGCTCCTATTGTAGCGTTAATAATAATGTCATACCCCTATATGAAAAGATATACTGCTTTTGCTAATTATCATTTGGCATCAATCCAAGGATTAGCCGTATTTAGTGGTGCAGTGGCTGTATTGGGTTTGTACTATAATTCTTTAGATCAAATCCTCTTGAGAGTTCCATGGTTTTTTGTAATTGGGACAATTTTGTGGGCTGTGGGTTTCGATCTCTATAATCATATACCTGATGCTGAATTCGACAAAAAGATGGGCTTACACAGTTTTGCTGTGGTGTTAGGAAGATGGGCCCTAACATTTGCCGGACTTAACCAATTATTCTCCGTAGTGCTAGATCTTCTGGGTGACTTTTACTATGGATTAGGTCCAATAGCCATATTTGCAACGGTTCTTCATGGTCTCATAATGGCATATGCGTATTATTTAGCATCACAGAAAAATGATTTTGGTAGAGCATTTTATTATAATATATACTCGTCTATTGTGTTAGGCTTAGGGGTTGACATAGATGTCATCCTAGGTATTCCATTTTAG
- the cimA gene encoding citramalate synthase: MKYDFLLLSLKLLNLPIIFHLCSVSKKSVEVLDTTLRDGSQGANISFTLNDKIKIALLLDELGVDYIEGGWPGSNPKDEEFFREIKKYRLSKAKIAAFGSTKRKDVSVKEDISLNSIVKADVDVAVIFGKSWSLHATEVLKVTKQDNLDIVYDSINYLKSHGLKVIFDAEHFYQGFKEDPEYALEVVKTAESAGADVIALADTNGGTPPFEVYEITKKVREVLQVKLGIHAHNDIGCAVANSLMAIKAGARHVQGTINGIGERTGNADLIQIIPTLILKMGLNALNGQESLRKLREVSRIVYEILGLPPNPYQPYVGDNAFAHKAGVHVDAVMKVPRAYEHVDPSLVGNDRKFVISELSGTANLVSYLQGLGIAVDKKDERLKKALNKIKELEARGYSFDVGPASAILITLKELNIYKNYINLEYWKVINENNGLSIGIVKVNSQLEVAEGVGPVNAIDRALRMALQRVYPEIGEVKLIDYRVILPSEIKNTESVVRVTIEFTDNKMNWRTEGVSKSVVEASVMALVDGLDYYLQLKKTLKTAVDNYIV, translated from the coding sequence ATGAAATATGATTTTCTATTATTATCATTAAAGCTTTTAAACCTCCCCATTATTTTTCACCTATGTTCGGTGTCCAAGAAATCTGTTGAGGTTCTAGATACAACATTAAGAGATGGTTCACAAGGAGCAAATATATCTTTTACTCTAAATGATAAGATTAAGATAGCATTACTCTTAGATGAGCTTGGAGTAGACTATATCGAAGGGGGATGGCCAGGATCTAACCCTAAGGATGAGGAGTTCTTTAGAGAGATAAAGAAATACAGACTATCTAAGGCTAAAATAGCTGCTTTTGGGAGTACCAAAAGAAAGGATGTTAGTGTAAAGGAAGATATTAGCTTAAATAGTATAGTGAAAGCGGATGTGGACGTTGCTGTGATATTTGGTAAGTCTTGGTCACTGCATGCTACCGAAGTCCTTAAGGTAACTAAACAAGACAATTTAGATATAGTATATGATAGTATTAATTATTTGAAATCGCATGGACTTAAGGTAATATTTGATGCAGAGCACTTCTATCAAGGCTTTAAAGAGGATCCGGAATATGCACTAGAGGTAGTAAAAACTGCAGAGTCCGCTGGGGCAGATGTAATTGCTTTAGCTGATACAAATGGTGGAACTCCACCGTTTGAGGTTTATGAGATAACCAAGAAAGTTAGGGAAGTTCTACAGGTTAAGTTAGGAATTCACGCTCATAATGACATAGGATGTGCAGTTGCTAACTCTCTAATGGCTATAAAGGCGGGAGCTAGACATGTTCAAGGAACAATCAACGGGATTGGCGAGAGAACTGGCAATGCTGACCTAATACAGATAATACCAACGCTAATATTAAAAATGGGATTAAATGCATTAAATGGTCAAGAGAGTTTAAGGAAATTGAGAGAGGTTTCAAGGATAGTATATGAAATATTAGGATTACCTCCTAATCCTTACCAACCTTATGTTGGTGATAATGCTTTTGCGCACAAAGCTGGTGTTCATGTAGATGCTGTAATGAAGGTACCTAGAGCATATGAACACGTTGATCCTTCATTAGTGGGTAACGATAGGAAGTTTGTAATTTCAGAATTGTCTGGAACTGCTAATCTGGTCTCATATTTACAAGGCTTAGGAATAGCGGTTGATAAGAAAGATGAAAGGCTTAAAAAGGCTTTAAATAAGATTAAGGAACTAGAGGCTAGAGGATATAGTTTTGATGTTGGACCGGCTTCCGCAATACTAATAACATTAAAGGAGTTGAACATTTATAAGAACTATATAAATCTAGAATATTGGAAGGTAATAAATGAAAATAATGGTCTTTCTATAGGGATTGTTAAAGTTAATTCTCAGCTTGAAGTTGCTGAGGGCGTAGGTCCAGTTAATGCGATAGATAGAGCATTAAGAATGGCACTTCAGAGAGTATATCCAGAAATAGGTGAAGTTAAGCTAATAGATTATAGGGTAATATTGCCTAGTGAGATTAAGAATACTGAAAGCGTTGTTAGAGTTACCATAGAATTTACTGATAATAAAATGAATTGGAGAACTGAAGGAGTATCTAAGAGTGTAGTTGAAGCTTCGGTTATGGCATTAGTAGATGGGCTTGATTATTATCTACAATTAAAGAAGACATTAAAAACAGCTGTAGACAATTATATCGTGTGA
- a CDS encoding ABC transporter substrate-binding protein, producing the protein MSVRVYNPLQDDYIKIQRPITKIVSLDPASTEIIFLLGLGEKVKATDAFSYRPEDARRTLKIGSYTHVNVDILKQINPDIIFTTAGAQKELTRKLIGLGFNVYPLPVPTNIASILNNVLLIGNVLGVYEKARELYYSLYNVIDGLRARCYKKKIKVYIELDLGGPITVGFPTHISDGISLLGSTNIFDDISEAYFTPKDEEILKRDPDIIIYEPKRLTDYEKERFYSILRKRDLFQLLNKRLIFTKGDYLAHMGPSFITDVLIWLKSVLFSQP; encoded by the coding sequence ATGAGTGTAAGAGTTTATAATCCATTACAAGATGATTATATAAAAATTCAAAGGCCAATAACCAAAATAGTTAGTCTAGATCCTGCTTCTACGGAGATAATATTCCTTTTAGGCTTAGGAGAAAAGGTTAAGGCCACAGATGCCTTTAGTTATAGACCGGAAGATGCGAGAAGAACATTAAAAATAGGTAGTTATACTCACGTTAATGTCGATATTTTAAAGCAAATCAATCCAGACATAATATTCACTACTGCAGGAGCGCAGAAGGAATTGACGAGAAAATTAATTGGTTTAGGTTTTAACGTATATCCCTTACCAGTCCCCACTAACATTGCAAGCATTTTAAATAACGTTTTACTCATTGGAAACGTTTTAGGAGTCTATGAAAAAGCTAGAGAATTATATTATAGTCTTTATAACGTTATAGATGGACTTAGAGCTAGGTGTTATAAGAAAAAGATAAAGGTCTATATTGAACTTGATCTAGGTGGACCTATAACAGTAGGTTTTCCAACTCATATCAGTGATGGAATTTCACTGTTAGGTAGTACTAATATTTTTGACGATATTTCCGAAGCCTATTTCACGCCCAAAGATGAGGAAATCTTAAAGAGAGATCCAGATATTATAATTTATGAACCAAAAAGGCTTACAGATTACGAAAAAGAGAGATTTTATTCGATTTTACGAAAAAGAGACCTATTTCAACTACTAAATAAGCGTCTGATTTTCACTAAAGGTGACTATTTAGCTCATATGGGACCTAGTTTCATAACTGATGTATTGATTTGGCTTAAATCAGTTCTTTTTTCTCAGCCTTAA
- a CDS encoding cobalt-precorrin 5A hydrolase translates to MYVSRILVNGVNKDLVKQIKGLFSELGYWIVYNDPDIIISVNSINNTIRKYFAKFHNKIIINVVPDGSSVIPLTKEHSGGSLISSFLADSLGANLVLTTSTGVKGLYSVEEFSWLNGFSIYGYDRKIVNSLNKKLVTEGKVNVYVDSYKGNYILYDGYSLVDHKTKADLIISENVDSMEDKSSNRLYLIPSGIYIGIRYLESTPLDVLVYSLRMTLKSLYILNDRIDYIVVPSSLKNDKKLHQITKYYYSNIIYGSDVDERSSCEALLKELKVKVLLKDVRRAFGVITCLGVK, encoded by the coding sequence TTGTATGTATCAAGGATTCTAGTTAACGGTGTTAATAAAGATCTGGTGAAGCAAATAAAGGGATTGTTCAGTGAACTTGGATATTGGATCGTCTATAATGACCCTGATATTATAATTTCTGTTAATTCTATCAATAATACCATAAGGAAGTATTTTGCAAAGTTTCATAATAAAATTATAATAAACGTTGTACCAGACGGCAGTTCTGTAATTCCGTTGACAAAAGAACATTCAGGTGGTTCCTTAATATCCAGTTTTTTAGCTGACTCCTTAGGTGCGAATTTAGTCTTAACAACATCTACCGGAGTTAAGGGATTATATAGTGTAGAAGAGTTTAGCTGGCTTAATGGGTTTTCTATTTATGGCTATGATCGCAAGATTGTGAACTCCCTAAATAAGAAACTGGTAACTGAAGGAAAGGTTAATGTCTACGTGGACTCTTATAAGGGCAATTATATATTATATGATGGATACTCATTAGTTGACCATAAGACAAAAGCGGATTTAATAATTTCTGAAAATGTTGATAGTATGGAAGATAAGAGCAGTAATAGACTATACTTAATACCTTCTGGAATTTACATTGGTATAAGGTATCTAGAATCTACTCCCCTAGATGTTCTTGTTTATTCCTTAAGGATGACCTTAAAATCACTTTATATTCTAAACGATAGAATAGATTATATAGTAGTTCCTTCTTCATTAAAAAACGATAAGAAATTACATCAAATTACGAAATACTATTACTCTAATATTATATACGGCTCTGACGTTGATGAGAGAAGTTCTTGTGAGGCATTGCTTAAAGAATTAAAAGTTAAGGTTTTACTAAAGGATGTGCGAAGAGCATTCGGAGTTATAACTTGCCTTGGAGTTAAATAA
- a CDS encoding A24 family peptidase C-terminal domain-containing protein — MLIHTSILDLKYREVDPKIWIYYSPLCLFIIFSFHNLFLPIYLYSFIITNLLFLILYKLSLLGGADLFLNVILSLANASVISLVPSRFLVIGLEPLVIVLYSSIIILIFSLINFVKQYKYVRNLPFSKKILLALSAKRIKIRDFINSKFLFPLTEVKEDGSIMLRDYFSVEEDDKYWRELYSKLVNEGKISADTYIWVAWGIPVIPFMLAGYIMSLIIGFPI, encoded by the coding sequence ATGCTTATTCATACTTCTATTCTAGATCTTAAATATAGAGAGGTTGATCCAAAAATATGGATTTATTACTCTCCTCTTTGTTTATTTATAATTTTTAGTTTTCACAATTTGTTTCTTCCTATATATTTATACTCGTTCATAATTACGAATCTCCTATTCTTAATTTTGTATAAGCTTTCCCTACTAGGTGGTGCTGATCTATTTTTAAACGTTATACTTAGTCTTGCCAACGCTTCGGTTATTTCCCTAGTTCCTAGTCGTTTTTTAGTTATAGGTCTAGAGCCTTTAGTTATAGTACTATATTCATCAATAATAATTCTTATATTTAGTTTAATAAATTTTGTTAAACAGTATAAATATGTTAGAAATCTTCCCTTTTCTAAGAAAATTCTTTTGGCATTATCTGCTAAGAGAATCAAGATAAGGGACTTTATTAACTCGAAGTTTTTATTTCCTTTAACTGAAGTAAAGGAAGATGGTTCAATAATGTTGAGAGACTATTTTTCAGTAGAGGAAGACGATAAGTATTGGCGAGAGCTTTATTCAAAATTAGTCAATGAAGGTAAAATTTCAGCAGATACGTACATATGGGTAGCTTGGGGTATCCCAGTAATTCCTTTTATGTTAGCAGGGTATATAATGTCGCTGATTATAGGCTTTCCAATTTAA